In one Pseudomonas hydrolytica genomic region, the following are encoded:
- a CDS encoding Mor transcription activator family protein — translation MSARPTAMAEKRHELLSDIADHVAAVVAEHGVDAAIAEQAGAAVVEHLSNTWAGSCVTFPKDFRWRITQRDLEILGKFNGRNHHALAVEYDMTENAIYKLLKRTQDRKFDRDQHKLDLGDGL, via the coding sequence ATGAGCGCAAGGCCAACAGCGATGGCGGAGAAGCGCCACGAACTACTCAGCGATATCGCCGACCACGTTGCGGCAGTTGTTGCAGAGCACGGGGTCGATGCGGCGATCGCCGAGCAGGCCGGCGCGGCGGTGGTCGAGCATTTGTCCAATACCTGGGCGGGAAGCTGCGTCACGTTCCCAAAGGACTTCCGCTGGCGTATCACTCAGCGGGATCTGGAGATCCTGGGCAAATTCAACGGCCGCAACCACCACGCGCTGGCCGTTGAGTACGACATGACAGAGAATGCGATCTACAAGCTACTCAAGAGAACGCAGGACAGGAAGTTCGACCGCGATCAGCACAAACTCGACCTCGGCGACGGCCTGTAA
- a CDS encoding gp16 family protein yields MSISKGVLGKIHIAKGQLGMDDDSYRALLRRVAGVESAKDLNTRQAGRLMVELERLGFKPKPSGKAKGKPHNFAQLSGEIEVIEAQLTNMGLPWSYADAIAKRQFGVEKVAWLKTPKQLTAVLAALHVEQEKRELLHQVETLCKELGVTDPERVDGLEALPKGWKRQRPILKALVGALNNLVIARRGD; encoded by the coding sequence ATGAGTATCTCGAAAGGCGTACTCGGCAAGATCCACATCGCCAAGGGCCAACTGGGCATGGATGACGACAGCTATCGCGCACTGCTGCGCCGCGTGGCCGGAGTCGAGTCGGCAAAAGACCTCAACACCCGCCAGGCCGGCCGGCTGATGGTCGAGCTGGAGCGCCTGGGCTTCAAACCGAAGCCCAGCGGCAAGGCGAAGGGCAAGCCGCACAACTTCGCCCAGCTGTCCGGCGAGATCGAGGTGATCGAGGCTCAGCTCACCAACATGGGCCTGCCCTGGAGCTATGCCGATGCGATCGCCAAGCGCCAGTTCGGCGTAGAGAAGGTCGCATGGCTGAAAACGCCCAAGCAGCTAACGGCGGTGCTGGCGGCGTTGCACGTCGAGCAGGAGAAGCGCGAGCTGCTCCACCAGGTGGAAACCCTGTGCAAGGAGCTGGGTGTGACTGATCCAGAACGGGTAGACGGTTTGGAAGCCCTGCCGAAGGGGTGGAAGCGCCAGCGTCCAATTCTCAAGGCACTGGTGGGTGCCCTCAATAACCTGGTCATCGCGCGGAGGGGCGACTGA
- a CDS encoding DUF3164 family protein — protein MAEQIQVPEGFRLDAQGRHVPESMIKPLDLMRDELVMAIVGKTQELNLALVDFKAKVFGEVDALVAVAADEYGAKLGGAKGNVTLFSYDGRYKVVRAKADNIRFDERLQGAKALIDECLQEWVKGSRPEIITLINDAFKVDQAGNIRTGSVLALRRLEITDERWIRAMQAISDAVTVVTTSSYVRVYERVGDTDRYEPISLDIAKV, from the coding sequence ATGGCTGAGCAAATCCAAGTCCCTGAAGGCTTCCGCCTCGACGCCCAGGGCCGTCACGTACCTGAATCCATGATCAAACCGCTCGACCTGATGCGCGACGAACTGGTGATGGCCATCGTCGGCAAGACCCAGGAACTCAACCTGGCGCTGGTCGACTTCAAGGCCAAGGTTTTCGGTGAGGTCGACGCCCTGGTGGCAGTCGCGGCCGACGAGTACGGCGCCAAGCTGGGCGGCGCCAAGGGCAACGTCACGCTGTTCAGCTATGACGGCCGCTACAAGGTGGTGCGGGCCAAGGCGGACAACATCCGCTTCGACGAGCGCCTGCAGGGCGCCAAGGCCCTGATCGACGAATGCCTGCAGGAGTGGGTGAAGGGCTCGCGCCCCGAGATCATCACCCTGATCAACGACGCCTTCAAAGTCGACCAGGCCGGCAACATCCGCACCGGCAGCGTCCTCGCACTGCGCCGCCTGGAGATCACAGACGAACGCTGGATTCGCGCCATGCAGGCCATTAGCGACGCGGTCACCGTGGTCACCACCAGCTCCTACGTCCGCGTGTACGAGCGTGTCGGTGATACCGACCGGTACGAGCCCATCAGCCTCGACATTGCGAAGGTGTGA